A region from the Nesterenkonia lacusekhoensis genome encodes:
- a CDS encoding M18 family aminopeptidase, with amino-acid sequence MSNSAESPESTDRLIEDLGEFVMESPSSYHAAEAVARRLVAAGFTQLGEHQDWSAAPESAGPGRYVLVRDGAVLAWIVPEGATPTTPVRILGAHTDSPGFKLKPRSTVLSHGWVQAGTEVYGGPLLNSWLDRELRLAGRLVTRDGATHLAATGPVARIPQLAIHLDRQVNEGLKLGKQAHTTPVLSLAGSAQEAAEADVLKVIADAAGVAADEVDGYDVVVADSQQPGVFGAEGEFFASGRLDNLSSVHAGVVALEQAAEEAASGEAIPMLAAFDHEELGSASRSGAAGPFLEEVLGRIYAGLGATVTQRAQALAASWHLSSDAGHAVHPNYAERHDPANRPLPNGGPLLKINANQRYTTDAPGAAMWVRVCRDAGVPTQEFVSNNDIPCGSTIGPITATRLGIRTVDVGIPLLSMHSAREMCGVEDVVYLTRAVRSFFTAELG; translated from the coding sequence ATGAGCAACAGCGCTGAATCACCCGAGAGCACCGACCGTCTCATCGAGGATCTGGGCGAGTTCGTCATGGAATCCCCTTCCTCCTACCACGCCGCAGAGGCCGTGGCGCGGCGTCTGGTGGCTGCCGGCTTCACCCAGCTGGGCGAGCACCAGGACTGGTCCGCCGCCCCCGAATCCGCAGGCCCCGGCCGCTATGTGCTGGTCCGCGACGGCGCAGTGCTCGCCTGGATCGTCCCCGAGGGCGCGACGCCGACCACTCCGGTCCGCATCCTCGGCGCCCACACCGATTCCCCCGGCTTCAAGCTCAAGCCACGGTCCACCGTCCTCTCCCACGGCTGGGTGCAGGCCGGCACCGAGGTCTACGGCGGCCCGCTGCTGAACTCCTGGTTGGACCGCGAGCTGCGCCTGGCCGGCCGGCTGGTGACCCGCGACGGCGCCACCCACCTGGCCGCCACCGGCCCGGTGGCCCGCATCCCTCAGCTGGCCATCCACTTGGACCGCCAGGTCAACGAAGGACTGAAGCTGGGCAAGCAGGCCCACACCACGCCGGTGCTCAGCCTGGCCGGATCCGCGCAGGAGGCCGCCGAGGCAGACGTGCTGAAGGTGATCGCCGACGCCGCCGGGGTCGCAGCCGATGAGGTGGACGGCTACGACGTGGTCGTGGCCGACTCCCAGCAGCCGGGGGTCTTCGGCGCAGAAGGTGAGTTCTTCGCCTCGGGGCGTCTGGACAACCTCTCCTCGGTCCACGCCGGGGTGGTGGCGCTGGAGCAGGCTGCCGAGGAGGCGGCGTCGGGTGAGGCCATCCCCATGTTGGCGGCCTTCGACCACGAGGAGCTGGGGTCGGCGTCGCGCTCCGGTGCGGCCGGACCGTTCCTGGAGGAGGTGCTCGGCCGGATCTATGCGGGCCTGGGTGCCACCGTCACCCAGCGGGCGCAGGCCCTGGCCGCATCCTGGCACCTGAGCTCCGACGCCGGTCACGCCGTGCACCCCAACTACGCTGAGCGGCACGATCCGGCCAACCGCCCGCTGCCCAACGGTGGTCCGCTGCTGAAGATCAACGCCAACCAGCGCTACACCACCGACGCTCCCGGCGCGGCCATGTGGGTGCGGGTCTGCCGCGACGCCGGCGTGCCCACCCAGGAGTTCGTCTCCAACAACGACATCCCCTGCGGCTCCACCATCGGCCCGATCACCGCCACCCGTCTGGGGATCCGGACGGTGGACGTGGGGATCCCGCTGCTGTCCATGCACTCGGCACGGGAGATGTGCGGCGTCGAGGACGTGGTGTACCTGACCCGTGCGGTGCGCAGCTTCTTCACCGCTGAGCTCGGCTGA
- a CDS encoding LysR family transcriptional regulator translates to MNAPDLRVMTDHLDELMTLLAVGRLGRYTAAAESLGVNHSTVSRRISSLERALGGRVMLRAASGWALTDLGQRAVEAAEKIEEAMGGLTDREQDHAAFTGTVRLGAPDAYSVHIAAPAMAGLLRRYPQLSIENISATQRARQVRSGLDLEVVVEKPEIRHATASHLTDYALRLYATREYLERNGTPQSASELSEHPLNYYVESVLTVDDLDRAVARLPRMRRGVASTNILAHVTATLAGAGIGLLPDYVARQDPRLQPVLAEEIAHPLSYWAVIRPDAMRNPAVEAVYRALAEAGPDEAGPGPTGQTQIAPGFS, encoded by the coding sequence ATGAACGCCCCAGATCTCCGCGTGATGACCGACCACCTCGACGAGCTCATGACGCTGTTGGCCGTGGGTCGACTGGGCCGCTACACCGCAGCCGCCGAGTCCCTGGGCGTCAATCACTCCACCGTCTCTCGCCGGATCAGCTCCCTGGAGCGCGCGCTCGGTGGGCGCGTGATGCTGCGCGCCGCCTCCGGCTGGGCGCTGACAGACCTCGGGCAGCGCGCAGTGGAGGCCGCGGAGAAGATCGAGGAGGCGATGGGTGGACTCACCGACCGCGAACAGGACCACGCGGCCTTCACCGGCACCGTGCGCCTGGGAGCCCCGGACGCCTATTCGGTGCATATCGCGGCGCCGGCCATGGCAGGGCTGCTGCGGCGCTACCCCCAGCTGAGCATCGAGAACATCAGTGCCACCCAGCGGGCCCGGCAGGTGCGTTCAGGCCTGGACCTGGAGGTCGTCGTCGAGAAGCCGGAGATCCGGCACGCCACTGCGTCCCATCTGACCGACTATGCGCTGCGGCTCTACGCCACCCGGGAGTACCTGGAGCGCAACGGCACTCCGCAGTCGGCGTCGGAGCTCTCCGAGCACCCGCTGAACTACTACGTGGAGTCCGTCCTCACCGTGGATGATCTGGACCGGGCTGTGGCTCGCCTGCCGCGGATGCGCCGCGGAGTGGCCTCGACCAACATCCTCGCCCACGTCACCGCGACCCTCGCCGGCGCCGGCATCGGCCTGCTGCCGGACTACGTGGCCCGGCAGGATCCTCGGCTGCAGCCGGTGCTGGCTGAGGAGATCGCGCATCCGCTCTCCTACTGGGCGGTCATCCGCCCCGATGCCATGCGCAATCCCGCCGTGGAGGCGGTGTACCGCGCTCTGGCAGAGGCGGGGCCGGACGAGGCGGGGCCGGGGCCGACGGGGCAGACGCAGATCGCCCCGGGCTTCTCCTGA
- the mmsB gene encoding 3-hydroxyisobutyrate dehydrogenase, translated as MTDGSESQYGWIGLGNMGGPMTGNLVDAGHSVRGFDLDHRSLGDAQQRGVTPVTGIPEALEGADVVFTMLPAGQQVREVFAGEGGIFEHASQDTLLIDSSTVDFETSRWCHREAEARGLRFVDAPVSGGISGAEAATLTFMVGGRPENVEQALPFIEPMAGNTFPAGGPSAGIAAKLANNMMLGISIMAAAEGSQLAERLGLDPKVFWDIVSVSSGQSWAQKTWYPVPGIVESAAANNNYDATFRADLALKDLTLATQAGREADLSLTAAELATSQLQALADEGLGHKDCTLITKYVSPEGEAPGYTAEHDVADAA; from the coding sequence ATGACAGATGGATCAGAATCCCAGTACGGCTGGATCGGGCTCGGCAATATGGGCGGACCCATGACCGGCAACCTCGTCGACGCAGGCCACAGCGTCCGCGGATTCGACCTGGACCACCGCAGCCTCGGCGATGCCCAGCAGCGCGGAGTCACCCCCGTCACCGGCATCCCGGAGGCTCTGGAGGGCGCCGACGTCGTCTTCACCATGCTCCCGGCCGGCCAGCAGGTCCGTGAGGTCTTCGCCGGAGAGGGCGGGATCTTTGAGCATGCCTCTCAGGACACGCTGCTGATCGACAGCTCCACGGTGGACTTCGAGACCTCCCGCTGGTGCCACCGCGAGGCCGAAGCCCGGGGGCTCCGTTTTGTGGACGCTCCGGTCTCCGGCGGCATCTCCGGTGCTGAGGCGGCCACCCTGACCTTCATGGTGGGCGGGCGCCCCGAGAACGTGGAGCAGGCCCTGCCCTTCATCGAACCCATGGCCGGCAACACCTTCCCCGCCGGCGGGCCCAGCGCAGGGATCGCGGCCAAGCTGGCCAACAACATGATGCTCGGCATCAGCATCATGGCCGCCGCTGAGGGGTCTCAGCTGGCCGAGCGCCTGGGCCTGGACCCGAAGGTCTTCTGGGACATCGTCTCGGTCTCCTCAGGACAGTCCTGGGCCCAGAAGACCTGGTATCCGGTGCCGGGGATCGTGGAGAGCGCGGCGGCCAACAACAACTATGACGCCACCTTCCGCGCGGACCTCGCCCTGAAGGACCTGACTTTGGCCACTCAGGCCGGCAGGGAGGCCGATCTCTCGCTGACCGCTGCCGAGCTGGCCACCTCACAGCTGCAGGCACTCGCCGATGAGGGCCTGGGCCATAAGGACTGCACGCTCATCACCAAATACGTCTCCCCCGAGGGCGAGGCGCCCGGCTACACCGCAGAGCACGACGTCGCCGACGCCGCCTGA
- a CDS encoding CoA-acylating methylmalonate-semialdehyde dehydrogenase: MTQAPATSPVSDPTALPTIGHVIAGESDAGTDAGRLAPVYNPATGQQTAQLALADAQLVDRAVSTAAEAQRAWCSTGLAKRSQIMFTLRQILQERRGELAALITAEHGKVLSDADGEITRGLENVDFCAGLMHHLKGEYAEQVAGGLDVHQVRQPLGVVACITPFNFPAMVPLWMITTAIAAGNAVILKPSERDPSAAVFLAQAFKDAGVPDGILNVVHGDKAAVDALLDHQGISAVSFVGSTPIAKYIYSRSAEQGKRVQALGGAKNHMVVMPDADLDSAADAAVSAAYGSAGERCMAVSVAVAVGDVADELVEKIRSRAQSLTVGDGTDAGSEMGPLITAEALQRVRGYVAGAAEEGADVVVDGRDWSFEGEGYFIGPTLLDRVKPGMSVYDDEIFGPVLSVVRVETYDEAVELINANRYANGTAIFTRDGKTAREFEFDIEVGMVGINVPIPVPVGAFSFGGWKDSLFGDTHMYGPEAFNFYTRRKVVTRRWPEPSESQVSLGFPTH; encoded by the coding sequence ATGACCCAGGCCCCAGCCACTTCCCCTGTCTCTGACCCCACAGCGCTGCCCACCATCGGTCACGTGATCGCTGGAGAGTCCGATGCCGGAACCGATGCCGGCCGCCTCGCCCCCGTCTACAACCCCGCCACCGGCCAACAGACCGCCCAGCTGGCCCTGGCCGATGCACAGTTGGTGGACCGGGCTGTGTCCACCGCCGCTGAGGCTCAGCGTGCGTGGTGCAGCACCGGCCTGGCCAAGCGGAGCCAGATCATGTTCACCCTGCGCCAGATCCTGCAGGAGCGGCGTGGGGAGCTCGCCGCGCTGATCACCGCCGAGCACGGAAAAGTGCTCTCCGACGCCGACGGCGAGATCACCCGCGGGCTGGAGAACGTGGACTTCTGCGCCGGTCTGATGCATCACCTCAAGGGCGAATACGCCGAACAGGTGGCCGGCGGACTCGATGTCCACCAGGTGCGTCAGCCGCTCGGCGTCGTCGCCTGCATCACGCCGTTCAACTTTCCGGCCATGGTGCCGCTGTGGATGATCACCACGGCCATCGCCGCGGGCAACGCGGTGATCCTCAAGCCCTCGGAGCGCGACCCTTCGGCCGCCGTGTTCCTGGCCCAGGCCTTCAAGGACGCCGGGGTGCCCGACGGCATCCTCAATGTGGTCCATGGGGATAAGGCTGCCGTGGACGCACTGCTGGACCACCAGGGCATCAGCGCGGTCTCCTTCGTGGGATCCACCCCGATCGCCAAGTACATCTACTCCCGCAGCGCCGAGCAGGGCAAGCGGGTCCAGGCCCTCGGCGGGGCCAAGAACCATATGGTCGTGATGCCCGACGCCGACCTGGACTCAGCCGCCGACGCCGCCGTCAGCGCGGCCTACGGTTCCGCAGGAGAGCGCTGCATGGCAGTCTCTGTGGCCGTCGCCGTCGGGGATGTCGCCGATGAGCTGGTGGAGAAGATCCGTTCCCGCGCCCAGAGTCTCACCGTCGGAGACGGTACGGATGCCGGCTCGGAGATGGGGCCGCTGATCACTGCTGAGGCGCTGCAGCGGGTGCGCGGCTATGTGGCCGGTGCTGCAGAGGAGGGCGCTGATGTCGTCGTCGACGGCCGTGACTGGTCCTTCGAGGGGGAGGGCTACTTCATCGGTCCCACACTGCTGGACCGCGTGAAGCCCGGGATGTCGGTCTACGACGATGAGATCTTCGGTCCGGTGCTCTCCGTGGTGCGCGTGGAGACCTATGACGAGGCGGTGGAGCTGATCAACGCCAACCGCTACGCCAACGGCACCGCGATCTTCACCCGCGACGGCAAGACCGCCCGCGAGTTCGAGTTCGACATCGAGGTCGGGATGGTGGGCATCAACGTGCCGATCCCTGTGCCGGTGGGAGCCTTCAGCTTCGGCGGGTGGAAGGACTCGCTGTTCGGAGACACCCATATGTATGGACCCGAGGCCTTCAACTTCTACACCCGGCGGAAGGTGGTCACCCGCCGCTGGCCCGAACCCAGCGAGTCCCAGGTCAGCCTCGGATTCCCCACCCACTGA
- a CDS encoding GntP family permease, whose product MILGLFGILLSLALLITLAYRGMTIIIAAPLCALVAMLFSGAPVLVNYTDTFMPALADFIGQYFPLFLTGAIFGKLMTVSGYATDLAASITRWVGPKRAMLATVLTTALLTYGGISVFVVVFVMFPLARELFRQAGIPRRLIPGAIAHGMLTFTMTALPGSPQVQNIIPGQAFETNTFAAPGVGILGGTVIFILGMLWLEGRKRRLLAAGETFWDPTAAERKVDAAEARAQSDGPGAAAVGSAAPARSTQSTQPAAQPDAGQQPALRPPNHLVPFIPILMVFAINFGCTVLVFPAMDWGHLDDYETSLGERSGVWAVLCAMLGAILSILMLNLRNLRRLRGADPSGPGNRRLLSLTCWFAGVRRRR is encoded by the coding sequence GTGATCCTCGGTCTCTTCGGAATTCTGCTGTCCCTCGCGCTGCTGATCACCCTGGCCTACCGCGGGATGACGATCATCATCGCCGCCCCGCTGTGCGCCCTGGTGGCGATGCTCTTCTCCGGCGCACCCGTGTTGGTTAACTACACCGACACCTTCATGCCCGCTCTGGCGGACTTCATCGGCCAGTACTTCCCGCTGTTTCTGACCGGTGCGATCTTCGGCAAGCTGATGACGGTTTCGGGCTACGCCACGGACCTGGCCGCCTCCATCACCCGATGGGTGGGTCCCAAGCGCGCCATGTTGGCCACAGTGCTGACCACAGCACTGCTGACCTACGGCGGGATCAGCGTGTTCGTCGTCGTCTTTGTGATGTTCCCGCTGGCCCGAGAGCTGTTCCGCCAGGCCGGGATCCCGCGCAGGCTGATCCCCGGGGCCATCGCCCACGGCATGCTGACCTTCACCATGACGGCCCTGCCCGGCAGTCCCCAGGTGCAGAACATCATTCCCGGCCAGGCCTTCGAGACCAACACGTTCGCGGCTCCGGGAGTGGGCATCCTGGGCGGCACGGTGATCTTCATCCTGGGCATGCTCTGGTTGGAAGGGCGAAAGCGCCGGCTCCTGGCCGCAGGGGAGACGTTCTGGGATCCCACCGCGGCGGAGCGCAAGGTCGATGCCGCCGAGGCTCGGGCGCAGTCGGACGGTCCAGGTGCCGCAGCTGTCGGCTCCGCCGCCCCCGCGCGGTCCACTCAGTCCACGCAGCCTGCGGCACAGCCCGACGCCGGCCAGCAGCCGGCGCTGAGGCCGCCGAACCACCTGGTCCCGTTCATCCCGATTCTGATGGTCTTCGCGATCAACTTCGGCTGCACCGTCCTGGTGTTCCCCGCCATGGATTGGGGCCACCTGGATGACTATGAGACCAGTCTGGGGGAGCGCAGCGGAGTCTGGGCGGTGCTCTGTGCCATGCTCGGCGCCATCCTGAGCATCCTGATGCTGAACCTGCGGAACCTGCGCAGACTCCGCGGCGCTGATCCCTCTGGTCCTGGCAACCGGCGTCTTCTGAGCCTGACCTGCTGGTTCGCGGGAGTTCGCCGGAGGCGGTAA
- the rpsF gene encoding 30S ribosomal protein S6, protein MRHYELMVLVDPEVDERTVEPTLAKYMEIVKKDGGSVDEIDVWGRRRLAYEIQKKSEAIYAVVNFHATPAASAELDRLLRLNETILRTKIIRPEEFKVA, encoded by the coding sequence ATGCGTCACTACGAACTGATGGTGCTCGTCGACCCCGAGGTGGATGAGCGCACTGTGGAACCGACTCTCGCCAAGTACATGGAGATCGTCAAGAAGGACGGCGGCTCCGTGGACGAGATCGACGTCTGGGGACGTCGTCGCCTGGCGTACGAGATCCAGAAGAAGTCCGAGGCGATCTACGCCGTCGTGAACTTCCACGCCACTCCCGCAGCATCGGCAGAGCTTGATCGCCTGCTGCGTCTGAACGAGACGATCCTGCGCACCAAGATCATCCGTCCCGAAGAGTTCAAGGTCGCCTGA
- a CDS encoding single-stranded DNA-binding protein — protein MAGETIITVVGNLTADPELRFTPSGAAVSNFVIASTPRFFDRQANEWKDGETLFVRCSLWREAAENAAESLTKGTRVIAQGRLKARSFQTKEGESRTSWELDVDEIGPSLRFATASIQRQGRGGGGGGFGGGAAAGGGFGGGDSFNGGSPGQSSGGWGNDGGADPWGGQPSGGGGWDTPGSSEPPF, from the coding sequence ATGGCAGGCGAAACCATCATCACCGTCGTCGGGAACCTGACGGCGGATCCCGAGCTCCGCTTCACCCCTTCCGGTGCTGCGGTCTCGAACTTCGTCATCGCCTCGACGCCCCGGTTCTTCGACCGGCAGGCGAATGAGTGGAAGGACGGCGAAACGCTGTTCGTCCGCTGCTCGCTGTGGCGTGAGGCGGCCGAGAACGCTGCGGAATCCCTGACCAAGGGCACCCGCGTGATCGCTCAGGGCCGACTGAAGGCTCGCTCCTTCCAGACCAAGGAAGGCGAGAGCCGGACCTCCTGGGAGCTCGACGTCGACGAGATCGGTCCGTCGCTGCGCTTCGCCACGGCGAGCATCCAGCGCCAGGGCCGCGGAGGCGGCGGCGGTGGCTTCGGCGGAGGTGCTGCAGCAGGCGGCGGCTTCGGAGGAGGCGACTCCTTCAACGGCGGCAGCCCTGGGCAGAGCTCCGGCGGCTGGGGCAACGACGGCGGAGCCGATCCGTGGGGCGGACAGCCCTCCGGCGGCGGAGGCTGGGACACCCCGGGCAGCAGCGAGCCCCCGTTCTGA
- the rpsR gene encoding 30S ribosomal protein S18, with product MAKAELKKPKPKANPLKAADIKVIDYKDTALLRKFISDRGKIRARRVTGVSVQEQRKIAQAIKNAREVALLPYSGAGRG from the coding sequence ATGGCAAAGGCTGAACTGAAGAAGCCGAAGCCCAAGGCGAACCCGCTGAAGGCTGCTGACATCAAGGTCATCGATTACAAGGACACCGCCCTGCTGCGGAAGTTCATTTCCGACCGAGGCAAGATCCGCGCACGCCGGGTGACCGGCGTGTCCGTCCAGGAGCAGCGGAAGATCGCTCAGGCGATCAAGAACGCCCGCGAGGTGGCTCTGCTGCCTTACTCCGGCGCTGGCCGCGGCTGA
- the rplI gene encoding 50S ribosomal protein L9 gives MAKLILTQEVTGLGAAGDVVEVKNGYARNYLLPRGYAMTWTKGGEKDVERLRAARQAREIATVEEAQQIAEKLQSQPVKIAVKTGENGRLFGTVGAAHVAEGVEAAGLGSIDKRTVEIPERVKTTGNYTATVKLHADVTATVDLQVVAEK, from the coding sequence ATGGCAAAGCTCATCCTGACTCAGGAAGTGACCGGTCTCGGCGCTGCCGGCGACGTCGTCGAGGTCAAGAACGGCTACGCACGCAACTACCTGCTGCCCCGCGGCTACGCAATGACGTGGACCAAGGGCGGCGAGAAGGACGTCGAGCGTCTGCGCGCGGCCCGTCAGGCCCGCGAGATCGCGACCGTCGAGGAGGCGCAGCAGATCGCTGAGAAGCTGCAGTCCCAGCCGGTCAAGATCGCTGTGAAGACCGGCGAGAACGGCCGCCTGTTCGGCACCGTCGGCGCCGCTCACGTCGCTGAGGGCGTTGAGGCCGCAGGCCTCGGCTCCATCGACAAGCGCACCGTCGAGATCCCCGAGCGGGTCAAGACGACCGGCAACTACACCGCAACGGTGAAGCTGCACGCCGATGTCACCGCCACCGTCGACCTGCAGGTCGTCGCTGAGAAGTGA
- the glsA gene encoding glutaminase A → MSQSDSQQPQQSQAEPTDVIETAAHQPHPEEIDAPEDVHDDAMGTYLAEILEHTAADTSGAVADYIPQLRAVDPGLHALAVTTADGVSHSAGDDGHQFTIQSISKAFVYAMAVDDLGLDQVITAVGMEPSGEAFNEMSLEGGTGRPLNPMINAGAIAVHPLLDGSEHDPMAGGREHHTRTEAVRRRTARIVEGLSCFAGRELTVDFASADSEYDSAHRNLAIAHMLRIHEIITGEPAEAVRGYLDQCSVLVTVKDIALMAATLANNGVNPVTLERACSQEAARLTLSVMATCGMYDASGRWLARIGIPAKSGVSGGIIGVLPGQVGIASFAPRLDGAGNSVQGVEMFEKLSSEMGMHLMSNEPRFGAVEEADPEED, encoded by the coding sequence ATGTCCCAGTCAGATTCCCAGCAGCCCCAGCAGAGCCAGGCCGAGCCCACCGACGTCATCGAGACTGCGGCCCACCAGCCGCATCCCGAGGAGATCGACGCCCCGGAGGACGTCCATGACGATGCGATGGGCACCTACCTCGCCGAGATCCTGGAGCACACAGCCGCGGACACCTCCGGAGCGGTGGCGGACTACATCCCGCAGCTTCGCGCTGTGGATCCGGGGCTGCACGCCCTGGCGGTGACCACGGCCGACGGAGTCAGCCATTCGGCCGGCGACGACGGCCACCAGTTCACCATCCAGTCGATCTCCAAGGCCTTCGTCTACGCCATGGCCGTGGATGACCTGGGCCTGGACCAGGTGATCACCGCAGTGGGGATGGAGCCCTCGGGGGAAGCGTTCAACGAGATGTCGCTGGAGGGCGGCACCGGACGCCCGCTGAACCCCATGATCAACGCCGGGGCCATAGCGGTGCACCCGCTGCTGGACGGCTCCGAGCATGATCCCATGGCCGGCGGCCGGGAGCACCACACCCGCACTGAGGCGGTCCGGCGGCGCACTGCGCGGATCGTGGAGGGGCTCTCCTGCTTCGCAGGCCGCGAGCTGACCGTGGACTTCGCCTCAGCGGACTCGGAATACGACTCCGCCCACCGCAATCTGGCCATCGCCCATATGCTGCGCATCCACGAGATCATCACCGGAGAGCCGGCCGAGGCGGTGCGCGGCTACCTGGACCAGTGCTCGGTGCTGGTGACCGTGAAGGACATCGCGCTGATGGCTGCCACCCTGGCGAACAACGGGGTGAACCCGGTGACCCTGGAGCGGGCCTGCTCCCAGGAGGCCGCCCGGCTGACGCTGTCGGTGATGGCCACCTGCGGGATGTATGACGCCTCCGGCCGCTGGCTGGCGCGGATCGGCATCCCGGCGAAGTCCGGAGTCTCCGGCGGGATCATCGGCGTGCTGCCCGGTCAGGTGGGTATCGCCAGCTTCGCCCCACGCCTGGACGGTGCGGGCAACAGCGTCCAGGGCGTGGAGATGTTCGAGAAGCTCTCCTCCGAGATGGGCATGCACCTGATGAGCAACGAGCCGCGCTTCGGCGCCGTGGAGGAGGCGGACCCGGAGGAGGACTGA
- a CDS encoding LLM class flavin-dependent oxidoreductase has protein sequence MQFGIFSIGDVTPDPTTGRTPSEHERIQATVTIAKKAEEVGLDVFAIGQHHNPPFIAPANPPIFMAHVAAQTERLQLSTATTLITTTDPVRIAEDYAYVQHLTGGRVDLTLGRGNTGPVYPWFGKDIRSGIPLAVENYALLHRLWREEGVDWQGRYRTPLQNFTATPRPLDGVAPFVWHGSIRSPEIAEQAAYYGDGFFHNNIFWNKEHTGRMVDLYRERFEHYGHGTAEQAIVGLGGQVFMRRNSQDAVREFRPYFDNAPVYGGGPSLEDFTEQTPLTVGTPEQVIERTLSFREYAGDYQRQLFLIDHAGLPLKTVLEQIDMLGEEVVPVLRKEVAAREPEGTPQPPTHELLKARKAEGREPVPGGTQKES, from the coding sequence ATGCAGTTCGGCATCTTCAGCATCGGCGACGTCACCCCGGACCCCACCACGGGCCGGACCCCCTCCGAGCACGAACGGATCCAGGCCACCGTGACCATCGCGAAGAAGGCCGAGGAAGTGGGCCTCGACGTCTTCGCGATCGGCCAGCACCACAACCCGCCCTTCATCGCTCCGGCGAACCCGCCGATCTTCATGGCTCACGTCGCCGCCCAGACCGAACGGCTGCAGCTCTCGACGGCGACCACACTGATCACCACCACCGACCCGGTGCGCATCGCGGAGGACTACGCCTATGTCCAGCACCTCACCGGCGGGCGCGTGGACCTGACGCTGGGACGCGGCAACACCGGTCCGGTCTATCCGTGGTTCGGCAAGGACATCCGCTCCGGCATCCCGCTGGCCGTGGAGAACTACGCGCTGCTGCACCGGCTGTGGCGCGAGGAGGGCGTCGACTGGCAGGGCCGGTACAGGACCCCGCTGCAGAACTTCACCGCCACTCCGCGCCCGCTGGACGGCGTCGCACCCTTCGTCTGGCACGGATCCATCCGCTCTCCGGAGATCGCCGAGCAGGCCGCGTACTACGGCGACGGCTTCTTCCACAACAACATCTTCTGGAACAAGGAGCACACCGGACGCATGGTGGACCTCTACCGGGAGCGCTTCGAGCACTATGGCCACGGCACCGCTGAACAGGCCATCGTGGGCCTGGGCGGCCAGGTGTTCATGCGGCGGAACTCCCAGGATGCGGTCCGCGAGTTCCGGCCCTACTTCGACAACGCCCCGGTCTACGGCGGCGGCCCCTCGCTGGAGGACTTCACCGAGCAGACCCCGCTGACCGTGGGGACGCCTGAGCAGGTCATCGAGCGCACGCTGAGCTTCCGCGAGTACGCCGGGGACTACCAGCGCCAGCTCTTCCTGATCGACCATGCGGGCCTGCCGCTGAAGACCGTCCTGGAACAGATCGACATGCTGGGCGAGGAGGTCGTGCCGGTGCTGCGCAAGGAGGTCGCGGCCCGTGAGCCCGAGGGCACGCCGCAGCCGCCCACCCACGAGCTGCTCAAGGCCCGCAAGGCCGAAGGCCGCGAGCCGGTCCCCGGAGGCACGCAGAAGGAGAGCTGA
- a CDS encoding alpha/beta fold hydrolase: MGIFQTDGAKLAYEITGAGPTFVQLHGLTSCASREHRAGLDMSGALSGFQVLRYDARGHGSSTGRTVPEDYLWPRLADDLLALLDELCPGEQVHAAGPSMGTATLLYAALKDPERFASLTLLVPPTAWDTRASQTESYRRSADLVEGSGIGAFVRVGASVLPPPALADRPRERVPAVSQELLPSIFRGAALTDLPPKDEVVGVEVPVQILAWVDDHAHPVSTAEELQRLLPQAQLGIAETPEDLNTWPTRTADFVAAHPVSVGSPG; the protein is encoded by the coding sequence GTGGGCATATTCCAGACCGACGGGGCGAAACTCGCCTATGAGATCACCGGGGCCGGTCCCACCTTCGTCCAGCTCCACGGTCTGACCTCCTGCGCCTCACGTGAGCACCGCGCAGGACTGGATATGAGTGGAGCGCTGAGCGGCTTCCAGGTGCTGCGCTATGACGCCCGCGGACACGGCTCCTCCACCGGCCGCACCGTCCCGGAGGACTATCTGTGGCCGCGGCTGGCCGATGATCTGCTCGCCCTGCTCGATGAGCTCTGCCCCGGTGAGCAGGTCCACGCCGCGGGCCCTTCGATGGGCACCGCGACTCTGCTCTATGCGGCGCTGAAGGATCCCGAGCGCTTCGCCTCGCTGACTCTGCTGGTCCCGCCCACCGCCTGGGATACCCGAGCCTCCCAGACCGAGAGCTACCGGAGGTCCGCAGATCTGGTGGAAGGCAGCGGCATCGGGGCCTTCGTGCGCGTCGGTGCCTCGGTGCTGCCGCCGCCGGCTCTGGCGGACCGCCCCCGGGAACGGGTGCCGGCGGTGAGCCAGGAGCTTCTGCCCTCGATCTTCCGGGGCGCAGCTCTGACCGATCTTCCGCCGAAGGACGAGGTGGTCGGCGTCGAGGTTCCCGTGCAGATCCTGGCCTGGGTGGATGACCATGCCCATCCGGTCTCGACGGCGGAGGAGCTGCAGCGGCTGCTGCCGCAGGCGCAGCTGGGGATCGCGGAGACGCCGGAGGATCTGAACACATGGCCGACGCGGACGGCAGATTTCGTGGCGGCCCATCCGGTTAGCGTCGGATCGCCGGGCTGA